In the genome of Streptomyces collinus, one region contains:
- a CDS encoding Rne/Rng family ribonuclease: MLEPTEPTEGSEQNTPSDTLPPRRRRRAASRPAGPPSGASSDVPVETVAPAIPAADAEDLAADVVAADVVEADEAEEAVAEAEQAPEAVESEEAAAPAPPKRRRAVRRASAPAGAPEAAEAAETVVPVTAGTPAVAEPAEAPAPATSAEVSEDAAPKRTRRRATRTVTSPAAVPAEAAETVAAPAGADGPEPAVVAEGTAEGAEAAEEAAPRRTRRRASRRASAPAGAPSAADAMEGNAEEAKAPVTENPAAEPARASEATASETAAAEPAPAAEVPAETAAEAADSAEETGPRRRRRVVRRAAGGFAEPAQPAKGARASKADARVSADAADGESESTSRPRRPAVALFQAPVFTEPQFQTPERAAAAAAAEAAGATEPEEPEESAPAEAQREEPAGGSRRRRRRRGAGDDAEAQAPEPTAVDTTADEAEEADESEDQADGDDQEESEGTGSRRRRRRGGRRRRRGESADSDGEGGEDAESEQSAEQDTEDGAEEDDEDSEDATDRDESGGGGSSSSRRRRRRRRRAGDSGTESESSDDDPERTVVKVREPRPKAEPSDEVQSIKGSTRLEAKKQRRREGREQGRRRVPIITEAEFLARREAVERVMVVRQHGDRTQIGVLEDDVLVEHYVNKEQSTSYVGNVYLGKVQNVLPSMEAAFIDIGKGRNAVLYAGEVNFEALGMAHGPRRIESALKSGQSVLVQVTKDPIGHKGARLTSQVSLPGRYLVYVPEGSMTGISRKLPDTERARLKTILKKIVPEDAGVIVRTAAEGASEDELRRDVERLQQQWEDIQKKAKSGNAPTLLYGEPDMTVRVVRDIFNEDFSKVVVSGDEAWSTIHGYVSHVAPDLAERLSKWTSEVDVFATYRIDEQLAKALDRKVWLPSGGSLVIDRTEAMVVVDVNTGKFTGQGGNLEETVTRNNLEAAEEIVRQLRLRDLGGIIVIDFIDMVLESNRDLVLRRLLECLGRDRTKHQVAEVTSLGLVQMTRKRVGQGLLESFSETCVHCNGRGVIVHMEQPTAAGGGGKRKKRARAGAAEQPHVHEAAVETAEQEAETEAEVGAEVAEPIALPEPSYEPDEELYSSAAEAEAAAGRGRSRRRASRRVSAPAGTPRGETEPKAEQGRDRTRRGRGRAEQAEAEVPTAQDVTAEQEVARPVQPEPAAEAQAEPMAVEDPVVEAAQAAPVVEAAPVEDAAPKGRTRRRATRKVSAPAGSPAGAEAAAVVTVAETAPAVPEAEAAEVPEPAGQPEAPAESAAPARPRRRAVRKPTVSTASEETAVVVVPSAASEAPVSAEAPQEPASDGAVTEEAAEESAPAKKTARKTAKKATAKKAATTKKTAVKKTAAKKTTAKKAAKTTKTAAKKTASKKTVAAEQSASSASSVSASTDEG, translated from the coding sequence ATGCTCGAACCGACCGAACCCACAGAGGGTTCCGAACAGAACACTCCCAGTGACACCCTGCCGCCCCGTCGGCGGCGGCGTGCCGCGTCCCGCCCGGCGGGTCCGCCCAGCGGTGCCTCCTCCGACGTGCCGGTGGAGACCGTCGCGCCGGCCATACCGGCCGCCGATGCCGAGGATCTCGCGGCTGACGTCGTAGCGGCTGACGTCGTAGAGGCCGACGAGGCCGAAGAGGCCGTTGCCGAGGCGGAGCAGGCTCCCGAGGCCGTCGAGAGCGAAGAGGCCGCCGCGCCCGCCCCGCCCAAGCGGCGTCGCGCCGTGCGCCGTGCCTCCGCACCCGCCGGTGCTCCGGAGGCCGCCGAGGCCGCCGAAACCGTGGTCCCGGTGACCGCCGGCACTCCCGCCGTCGCCGAGCCGGCCGAGGCCCCCGCCCCTGCCACCTCCGCCGAGGTGTCCGAGGACGCCGCCCCCAAGCGCACCCGGCGCCGCGCCACGCGCACCGTGACCTCGCCCGCCGCCGTTCCTGCGGAGGCCGCCGAGACGGTCGCGGCCCCGGCCGGGGCCGACGGCCCGGAGCCGGCCGTCGTGGCCGAGGGCACCGCCGAGGGTGCCGAGGCCGCTGAAGAGGCTGCTCCGCGTCGGACTCGCCGACGTGCCTCGCGGCGGGCGTCCGCGCCCGCCGGGGCGCCTTCCGCCGCGGACGCGATGGAGGGGAACGCCGAGGAGGCGAAGGCACCTGTGACCGAGAACCCCGCCGCCGAGCCCGCCCGCGCGTCCGAGGCCACCGCCTCCGAGACCGCTGCCGCAGAGCCCGCTCCCGCCGCCGAGGTCCCCGCCGAAACCGCCGCCGAGGCTGCCGACTCCGCCGAGGAGACCGGTCCGCGGCGCCGTCGCCGGGTCGTTCGCCGAGCCGCCGGCGGCTTCGCCGAGCCCGCCCAGCCCGCCAAGGGCGCGCGGGCCTCGAAGGCCGACGCCCGGGTGTCCGCGGACGCGGCCGATGGCGAGAGCGAGTCGACCTCGCGTCCGCGGCGGCCCGCCGTCGCGCTGTTCCAGGCGCCCGTCTTCACCGAGCCCCAGTTCCAGACGCCGGAGCGGGCCGCCGCCGCTGCCGCCGCTGAAGCGGCCGGGGCGACGGAGCCCGAGGAGCCCGAGGAGTCCGCACCGGCCGAGGCCCAGCGCGAGGAGCCGGCCGGCGGTTCGCGTCGCCGGCGCCGGCGCCGGGGTGCCGGCGACGACGCCGAGGCCCAGGCCCCCGAGCCCACCGCCGTCGACACCACCGCCGACGAGGCGGAGGAGGCCGACGAGTCCGAGGACCAGGCCGACGGTGACGACCAGGAGGAGTCCGAGGGCACCGGCTCGCGCCGCCGCCGTCGCCGGGGCGGCCGCCGTCGCAGGCGCGGTGAGTCCGCCGACTCCGACGGTGAGGGCGGCGAGGACGCCGAGTCCGAGCAGAGCGCCGAGCAGGACACCGAGGACGGCGCCGAGGAGGACGACGAGGACTCCGAGGACGCCACCGACCGTGACGAGTCCGGCGGAGGCGGCTCCAGCAGCAGCCGTCGGCGCCGCCGTCGTCGCCGCCGTGCCGGTGACTCCGGCACCGAGTCCGAGTCCTCCGACGACGACCCCGAGCGCACGGTCGTCAAGGTCCGCGAGCCCCGCCCCAAGGCGGAGCCGTCCGACGAGGTGCAGTCCATCAAGGGCTCGACCCGTCTGGAGGCCAAGAAGCAGCGCCGCCGCGAAGGCCGCGAGCAGGGCCGCCGGCGCGTCCCGATCATCACCGAGGCCGAGTTCCTGGCCCGCCGCGAGGCCGTCGAGCGCGTGATGGTCGTCCGCCAGCACGGCGACCGCACGCAGATCGGCGTCCTCGAGGACGACGTGCTCGTCGAGCACTACGTCAACAAGGAGCAGTCGACCTCGTACGTCGGCAACGTCTACCTCGGCAAGGTGCAGAACGTGCTGCCGTCGATGGAGGCCGCCTTCATCGACATCGGCAAGGGCCGCAACGCCGTCCTGTACGCCGGTGAGGTCAACTTCGAGGCACTCGGCATGGCTCACGGGCCGCGCCGCATCGAATCCGCCCTGAAGTCCGGCCAGTCCGTGCTCGTCCAGGTGACGAAGGACCCCATCGGTCACAAGGGCGCCCGCCTGACCAGCCAGGTCTCCCTGCCGGGCCGCTACCTCGTGTACGTGCCCGAGGGCTCCATGACCGGCATCAGCCGCAAGCTGCCCGACACCGAGCGGGCCCGGCTGAAGACCATCCTCAAGAAGATCGTCCCCGAGGACGCGGGCGTCATCGTGCGCACCGCCGCCGAGGGCGCGAGCGAGGACGAGCTGCGCCGGGACGTCGAGCGGCTGCAGCAGCAGTGGGAGGACATCCAGAAGAAGGCCAAGAGCGGCAACGCTCCGACGCTGCTGTACGGCGAGCCGGACATGACCGTCCGGGTCGTGCGCGACATCTTCAACGAGGACTTCTCCAAGGTCGTCGTCAGCGGCGACGAGGCCTGGTCGACCATCCACGGGTACGTCTCGCACGTCGCGCCGGACCTCGCCGAGCGGCTGTCGAAGTGGACCTCCGAGGTCGACGTCTTCGCCACGTACCGGATCGACGAGCAGCTCGCCAAGGCCCTGGACCGCAAGGTCTGGCTGCCGAGCGGCGGTTCGCTGGTGATCGACCGGACCGAGGCGATGGTCGTCGTCGACGTCAACACCGGCAAGTTCACCGGCCAGGGCGGCAACCTGGAAGAGACCGTCACCAGGAACAACCTGGAGGCGGCCGAGGAGATCGTGCGTCAGCTGCGGCTGCGCGACCTCGGCGGCATCATCGTCATCGACTTCATCGACATGGTGCTGGAGTCCAACCGGGACCTGGTGCTGCGGCGCCTGCTGGAGTGCCTGGGCCGCGACCGTACGAAGCACCAGGTCGCCGAGGTGACCTCGCTGGGGCTCGTGCAGATGACCCGCAAGCGGGTCGGGCAGGGCCTGCTGGAGTCCTTCTCCGAGACGTGCGTCCACTGCAACGGCCGCGGTGTCATCGTGCACATGGAGCAGCCGACGGCCGCCGGGGGCGGTGGCAAGCGCAAGAAGCGCGCGCGGGCCGGCGCCGCCGAGCAGCCGCACGTGCACGAGGCGGCCGTCGAGACCGCCGAGCAGGAGGCCGAGACCGAGGCCGAGGTCGGAGCCGAGGTCGCCGAGCCGATCGCGCTGCCCGAGCCGTCCTACGAGCCCGACGAGGAGCTGTACAGCAGCGCCGCCGAGGCGGAGGCCGCGGCCGGCCGTGGGCGGTCGCGTCGCCGGGCGAGCCGGCGGGTGTCGGCTCCGGCGGGTACCCCGCGGGGCGAGACGGAGCCCAAGGCCGAGCAGGGCAGGGACAGGACCCGGCGTGGCCGGGGCAGGGCCGAGCAGGCCGAGGCCGAGGTGCCGACGGCTCAGGACGTGACCGCCGAGCAGGAGGTCGCCCGTCCGGTGCAGCCGGAGCCGGCCGCCGAGGCGCAGGCCGAGCCGATGGCCGTGGAGGACCCGGTGGTCGAGGCCGCGCAGGCCGCTCCGGTCGTCGAGGCCGCTCCCGTCGAGGACGCCGCGCCCAAGGGCCGTACCCGGCGGCGGGCCACCCGCAAGGTGTCCGCTCCGGCCGGTTCCCCGGCGGGGGCGGAGGCGGCGGCGGTGGTGACGGTCGCGGAGACCGCTCCGGCGGTGCCCGAGGCCGAGGCCGCCGAGGTGCCCGAGCCGGCCGGACAGCCCGAGGCGCCCGCGGAGAGCGCCGCCCCGGCCCGTCCGCGCCGCCGCGCCGTGCGCAAGCCCACGGTGTCCACGGCGTCCGAGGAGACGGCCGTCGTGGTCGTCCCGTCGGCCGCGTCCGAGGCGCCCGTGTCCGCTGAGGCCCCGCAGGAGCCCGCGTCCGACGGTGCCGTCACGGAGGAGGCCGCCGAGGAGTCGGCCCCCGCCAAGAAGACGGCCCGCAAGACCGCGAAGAAGGCCACCGCGAAGAAGGCCGCCACCACCAAGAAGACCGCGGTGAAGAAGACCGCCGCCAAGAAGACGACGGCCAAGAAGGCGGCGAAGACCACCAAGACCGCCGCCAAGAAGACCGCGTCGAAGAAGACGGTGGCGGCGGAGCAGTCGGCGTCGTCCGCGTCGTCCGTCTCGGCCTCCACCGACGAGGGCTGA
- a CDS encoding GNAT family N-acetyltransferase, with protein MESISIRPARPAELAAVATLRWEWLVENGSEDLGEREEFVRHFVTWAGENENSHRCMVLVRDDRVIGMAWLAVVQRVPTPRAPRRASGDLQCVYVVPEARDGGLGGRLIQAVLDGARELGLERVTVRSSPRAIPAYARTGFQESPRLLQAQVTRA; from the coding sequence ATGGAGAGCATCAGCATCCGCCCGGCCCGGCCCGCCGAACTGGCCGCAGTGGCCACCCTCCGCTGGGAGTGGCTCGTCGAGAACGGCTCGGAGGACCTCGGCGAACGCGAGGAATTCGTACGGCACTTCGTGACCTGGGCGGGGGAGAACGAGAACTCCCACCGCTGCATGGTCCTCGTCCGGGACGACCGTGTCATCGGCATGGCCTGGCTCGCGGTGGTGCAGCGGGTGCCCACGCCCCGGGCGCCGCGGCGGGCCTCCGGCGATCTGCAGTGCGTGTACGTCGTACCCGAGGCGCGGGACGGCGGGCTGGGCGGGCGGCTCATCCAGGCCGTCCTGGACGGAGCGCGCGAGCTCGGACTGGAACGCGTGACCGTGCGCTCCAGTCCGCGGGCCATCCCCGCGTACGCCCGCACCGGCTTCCAGGAGTCACCCCGGCTGCTCCAGGCGCAGGTCACCCGCGCGTGA
- a CDS encoding GAF and ANTAR domain-containing protein has translation MPGLGPRRTTVDWRAFAREMASMARDLLAQDSVSATLEHITRAATERVPGCDAAGILLLHGKSVETLAPTHDLVVESDRLQERLAEGPCFDAARPSTGQRVFRIADFTAEQPRWPAYAEQARGLGVGSMMGFLLYTEDEDLGALDLYSHRPGAFTDDGETAGWLLASHAAIAFSSARSHAQMEQAVATRHVIGEAMGILMGSHRLTEEQAFEVLRRYSQEKNIKLREVARRVCEEGRLT, from the coding sequence ATGCCCGGACTCGGACCGAGGAGGACGACAGTGGACTGGCGCGCGTTCGCACGGGAGATGGCCTCCATGGCGCGTGACCTGCTCGCCCAGGACTCGGTCAGCGCCACGCTGGAGCACATCACCAGAGCAGCCACTGAGCGCGTACCGGGGTGCGATGCGGCCGGCATCCTCCTCCTGCACGGCAAGAGCGTGGAGACGCTGGCACCCACCCATGACCTGGTCGTCGAGAGCGACCGGTTGCAGGAGCGCCTCGCGGAGGGCCCCTGCTTCGACGCGGCCCGCCCCAGCACCGGACAGCGCGTGTTCCGCATCGCCGACTTCACCGCCGAGCAGCCCCGCTGGCCCGCCTACGCCGAACAGGCCCGCGGCCTGGGTGTGGGCAGCATGATGGGCTTCCTGCTCTACACCGAGGACGAGGATCTGGGCGCGCTCGACCTCTACTCGCACCGGCCCGGGGCCTTCACGGACGACGGAGAGACCGCCGGCTGGCTGCTGGCCTCGCACGCGGCGATCGCCTTCTCCAGCGCCCGCAGCCACGCCCAGATGGAGCAGGCCGTGGCCACGCGCCACGTCATCGGCGAGGCCATGGGCATCCTCATGGGCAGCCACCGCCTCACCGAGGAACAGGCCTTCGAGGTGCTGCGCCGATACTCCCAGGAGAAGAACATCAAGCTGCGCGAGGTCGCCCGGCGGGTCTGCGAAGAGGGACGCCTGACCTGA
- a CDS encoding DUF397 domain-containing protein encodes MAPAVILTAGGLTVPSLPQCGVGGVVTFPDPTSEWRRSSASGGENCVEVSLGCPVMVRDSKVSEGPCFSVGSTAWASFLDSLSRYAAT; translated from the coding sequence ATGGCTCCTGCCGTCATACTGACGGCCGGCGGCCTGACAGTGCCATCGCTACCGCAGTGCGGGGTTGGGGGAGTCGTGACCTTTCCGGATCCGACATCGGAGTGGCGGAGGAGTTCTGCCAGTGGCGGTGAGAACTGCGTCGAGGTCTCTTTAGGTTGTCCCGTCATGGTCAGGGATTCGAAAGTTTCCGAAGGTCCCTGTTTTTCGGTCGGTTCCACGGCGTGGGCATCTTTTCTGGATTCCTTGTCCCGCTATGCCGCGACCTGA
- a CDS encoding helix-turn-helix domain-containing protein, which translates to MPDADPMVSRHRLSSELQEARRKAGYTQPDVARETGWSLSKVMRLESGRVKISMTDLKALISFYGLSPDASEKLRRAAEEARRQPWWYEYRSLLSEGFQSYLGYEASASVIRNFEALFIPGLLQTEEYARAALQQSVVPEKEELLDLRMKRQERMLSEPKTELRFLIDEAALRRVVGTAELMEAQIQHLQQVSALEHVSIGVVPFSSGLYPLLRSPYVIFEFTKADQERVVYLENPDGSVILNNKAIVGVQRSVETYLEAFWEIENRYAQPITEWSSQHPQVAA; encoded by the coding sequence ATGCCCGACGCCGACCCGATGGTTTCCCGGCACCGTCTGAGCTCAGAGCTTCAAGAGGCACGCAGAAAGGCGGGCTACACACAGCCCGATGTTGCGCGGGAGACGGGATGGTCCCTGTCGAAAGTCATGCGCCTGGAGTCAGGCAGGGTGAAGATCTCCATGACGGATCTCAAGGCACTGATCAGCTTCTACGGACTCTCACCCGACGCATCGGAGAAGTTGCGTCGCGCGGCGGAGGAGGCGCGACGGCAGCCCTGGTGGTACGAGTACCGCTCCCTGCTGTCGGAGGGTTTTCAGTCCTACCTGGGCTACGAGGCGTCCGCGTCCGTGATCCGCAACTTCGAGGCGTTGTTCATCCCCGGCCTGCTGCAGACGGAGGAGTACGCGCGCGCCGCCCTGCAGCAGTCCGTCGTCCCGGAGAAGGAGGAACTGCTCGACCTCCGCATGAAGCGCCAGGAACGCATGCTGAGTGAACCCAAAACCGAGCTGCGATTCCTGATCGACGAGGCGGCACTCCGACGCGTCGTGGGCACGGCCGAGTTGATGGAGGCCCAGATCCAGCATCTGCAACAGGTCAGCGCACTGGAGCACGTGAGCATCGGGGTGGTGCCGTTCAGCAGCGGCCTTTACCCACTGCTGCGTTCACCGTATGTCATCTTCGAGTTCACCAAGGCCGATCAGGAACGGGTGGTGTACCTCGAGAATCCCGACGGAAGTGTCATCCTCAACAACAAGGCGATCGTCGGCGTGCAACGGAGCGTCGAGACCTATCTCGAAGCCTTCTGGGAAATCGAGAACCGCTACGCCCAGCCCATCACCGAGTGGAGTTCACAACACCCTCAGGTCGCGGCATAG
- a CDS encoding DUF2975 domain-containing protein — MGKLAVAGLRGVLVVLLAGSLFVQGVMVPLLAVDMNGLRPEYAYLRTPILVITILGIVTAQVVVVCVWRLVTMVRRGTVFSTAAFRYVHIVIGAFVAAALLVFALAVVLAPGEAVAPGVVLLLCGVVVAVLGVALIVLVLRMLLAQAVARDIEAAQMQAELEEVI, encoded by the coding sequence ATGGGGAAGCTGGCCGTGGCGGGATTGCGCGGGGTGCTCGTGGTGCTGCTCGCTGGATCGCTGTTCGTGCAGGGGGTGATGGTGCCGCTGCTGGCCGTCGACATGAACGGGCTCAGGCCCGAGTACGCCTATCTGCGCACTCCGATCCTGGTGATCACGATCCTGGGTATCGTGACGGCCCAGGTCGTCGTGGTCTGCGTGTGGCGGCTGGTGACGATGGTGCGTCGCGGGACGGTGTTCTCCACCGCGGCCTTCCGCTACGTGCACATCGTGATCGGCGCGTTCGTGGCGGCCGCCCTGCTGGTCTTCGCGCTCGCGGTCGTGCTCGCGCCGGGCGAGGCCGTGGCTCCCGGGGTGGTCCTGCTGCTGTGCGGGGTCGTCGTGGCCGTGCTGGGCGTCGCGCTGATCGTGCTCGTGCTGCGGATGCTGCTCGCGCAGGCCGTCGCACGTGACATCGAGGCGGCCCAGATGCAGGCCGAGCTGGAAGAGGTCATCTGA
- a CDS encoding TIGR03960 family B12-binding radical SAM protein, whose amino-acid sequence MPAEVAASVFPQLEALLPHVQKPIQYVGGELNSTVKDWDSCDVRWALMYPDAYEVGLPNQGVMILYEVLNEQQGVLAERTYSVWPDLEELMREHHVPQFTVDSHRPVKAFDVFGLSFSTELGYTNMLAALDLAGIPLESKDRGLDDPIVLAGGHAAFNPEPIADFIDCAVIGDGEQAVLEITAIVRAWKAEGRPGGREELLFRLAKTGGVYVPGFYDVEYLPDGRIARVVPKRSGVPWRVSKHTVMDLDEWPYPKQPLVPLAETVHERMSVEIFRGCTRGCRFCQAGMITRPVRERSITGIGDMVEQGLKATGFEEVGLLSLSSADHTEIGDIAKGLADRYEDDKIGLSLPSTRVDAFNIDLANELTRNGRRSGLTFAPEGGSERIRKVINKMVSEDDLIRTVSTAYGNGWRQVKLYFMCGLPTETDDDVLQIADMATKVIAKGREVSRSNDIRCTVSIGGFVPKPHTPFQWAPQLSAEETDARLQKLRDKIRGDKKYGRSIGFRYHDGKPGIVEGLLSRGDRRIGAVIRAVYDDGGRFDGWREHFSYDRWMSCADKALAPFGVDVDWYTTRERTYEEVLPWDHLDSGLDKDWLWEDWQDALDETEVDDCRWTPCFDCGVCPQMDTSIQIGPTGKKLLPLTVKNAAAAPSGHSH is encoded by the coding sequence ATGCCTGCCGAAGTCGCTGCGTCGGTCTTCCCGCAGCTCGAAGCTCTGCTCCCGCATGTGCAGAAGCCGATCCAGTACGTCGGCGGAGAGCTCAACTCCACGGTCAAGGACTGGGACTCCTGTGACGTCCGCTGGGCGCTCATGTACCCGGACGCCTACGAGGTCGGTCTGCCCAACCAGGGCGTCATGATCCTCTACGAGGTGCTCAACGAGCAGCAGGGCGTCCTCGCCGAGCGCACGTACAGCGTGTGGCCGGACCTCGAGGAGCTCATGCGGGAGCACCACGTCCCGCAGTTCACGGTCGACAGCCACCGGCCCGTGAAGGCCTTCGACGTGTTCGGCCTGTCCTTCTCCACGGAGCTGGGCTACACGAACATGCTGGCCGCCCTCGACCTGGCCGGCATCCCGCTGGAGTCCAAGGACCGCGGTCTCGACGACCCGATCGTCCTGGCCGGCGGTCACGCGGCGTTCAACCCCGAGCCGATCGCCGACTTCATCGACTGCGCCGTGATCGGCGACGGCGAGCAGGCGGTCCTGGAGATCACCGCGATCGTCCGCGCCTGGAAGGCCGAGGGCCGACCGGGCGGCCGCGAGGAGCTCCTCTTCCGCCTGGCGAAGACGGGCGGGGTGTACGTCCCCGGCTTCTACGACGTCGAGTACCTGCCGGACGGCCGTATCGCCCGCGTCGTGCCAAAGCGCAGCGGGGTCCCGTGGCGGGTGTCCAAGCACACCGTCATGGACCTCGACGAGTGGCCGTACCCCAAGCAGCCGCTGGTCCCGCTGGCCGAGACGGTCCACGAGCGCATGTCGGTGGAGATCTTCCGCGGCTGCACCCGCGGCTGCCGCTTCTGCCAGGCCGGCATGATCACCCGCCCGGTGCGCGAGCGCTCCATCACGGGCATCGGCGACATGGTCGAGCAGGGCCTGAAGGCCACCGGCTTCGAGGAGGTCGGTCTGCTGTCCCTCTCCTCCGCCGACCACACGGAGATCGGCGACATCGCCAAGGGTCTCGCCGACCGCTACGAGGACGACAAGATCGGCCTGTCGCTCCCCTCCACCCGCGTGGACGCCTTCAACATCGACCTGGCGAACGAGCTGACGCGCAACGGCCGCCGCTCGGGCCTGACCTTCGCCCCCGAGGGCGGCTCGGAACGCATCCGCAAGGTCATCAACAAGATGGTCTCGGAGGACGACCTGATCCGCACGGTCTCGACGGCGTACGGCAACGGCTGGCGCCAGGTGAAGCTGTACTTCATGTGCGGCCTGCCGACCGAGACCGACGACGACGTCCTGCAGATCGCCGACATGGCGACGAAGGTCATCGCCAAGGGCCGCGAGGTCTCCCGCTCCAACGACATCCGCTGCACGGTCTCGATCGGCGGCTTCGTCCCCAAGCCGCACACGCCCTTCCAGTGGGCCCCGCAGCTCTCCGCCGAGGAGACGGACGCCCGGCTCCAGAAGCTGCGGGACAAGATCCGCGGCGACAAGAAGTACGGCCGCTCGATCGGCTTCCGCTACCACGACGGCAAGCCCGGCATCGTCGAGGGCCTGCTCTCCCGGGGCGACCGCCGCATCGGCGCGGTCATCCGCGCGGTGTACGACGACGGCGGCCGCTTCGACGGCTGGCGCGAGCACTTCTCCTACGACCGCTGGATGAGTTGCGCCGACAAGGCGCTGGCCCCCTTCGGCGTCGACGTCGACTGGTACACCACCCGTGAGCGCACCTACGAGGAGGTCCTCCCCTGGGACCACCTCGACTCCGGCCTGGACAAGGACTGGCTCTGGGAGGACTGGCAGGACGCCCTCGACGAGACCGAGGTCGACGACTGCCGCTGGACGCCGTGCTTCGACTGCGGGGTGTGTCCGCAGATGGACACAAGCATCCAGATCGGCCCGACGGGCAAGAAGCTGCTGCCTCTGACGGTCAAGAACGCGGCAGCGGCGCCCAGCGGTCACTCGCACTGA
- a CDS encoding cytochrome c oxidase assembly protein COX20 family protein yields MTQVPPPPAGGLSQRALLIVIALLTGLLTGLAAGVLAVLLHATILGAATWAGGTFIAITMLLFKICELLR; encoded by the coding sequence ATGACCCAGGTGCCGCCCCCTCCGGCCGGAGGCCTGTCGCAACGAGCCCTGCTCATCGTCATCGCCTTACTGACCGGCCTGCTCACCGGCCTGGCAGCGGGCGTACTGGCCGTACTCCTCCACGCAACGATCCTCGGCGCGGCCACCTGGGCAGGGGGCACCTTCATCGCCATCACCATGCTGCTGTTCAAGATCTGCGAGCTCTTGCGGTGA
- a CDS encoding helix-turn-helix domain-containing protein — translation MPIAVDIDVMLAKRKMSVGELAERVGITPANLAVLKNGRAKAVRFSTLAALCEVLECQPGDLLRWEEAEEASGSTAGSTMA, via the coding sequence ATGCCCATCGCCGTCGACATCGACGTGATGCTGGCCAAACGCAAGATGTCCGTGGGTGAACTGGCGGAACGCGTCGGTATCACTCCCGCCAACCTGGCCGTCCTCAAGAACGGCCGTGCCAAAGCGGTCCGCTTCTCGACCCTCGCCGCGCTGTGCGAGGTACTGGAGTGCCAGCCGGGGGATCTGCTGCGCTGGGAGGAGGCGGAGGAGGCGTCCGGCTCGACGGCCGGCTCGACAATGGCCTGA
- a CDS encoding TIGR03936 family radical SAM-associated protein: MQRIRLRYTKRGRLRFTSHRDFQRAFERALRRAEVPMAYSAGFTPHPKVSYANAAPTGTGSEAEYLEIALTAPRDPEQLRALLDESLPTGLDITEAVEARTSGLADRLTASVWELRLDGVPPEEARRAADAFNAAETVEVQRLAKNGVRTFDARSAVASLEVRDLTETHSSQADRPTDQPCAILRLVVRHVTPAVRPDDVLSGLRAVADLAPPVPAAVTRLAQGLFDEETGTVTDPLAPDREAVEAHSTAEPTATATASA, from the coding sequence GTGCAGCGCATCCGACTGCGCTACACCAAGCGCGGCCGCCTCCGGTTCACCAGCCACCGTGACTTCCAGCGCGCCTTCGAGCGTGCGTTGCGCCGTGCCGAGGTGCCGATGGCCTACTCGGCTGGCTTCACACCGCACCCGAAGGTGTCGTACGCCAATGCCGCACCCACCGGCACGGGCAGTGAGGCGGAGTACCTGGAGATCGCCCTCACCGCGCCCCGCGACCCGGAGCAGCTCAGGGCCCTCCTCGACGAGTCGCTGCCCACCGGGCTCGACATCACCGAGGCGGTCGAGGCCCGCACCTCGGGGCTCGCCGACCGGCTGACGGCTTCCGTCTGGGAGCTCCGGCTGGACGGAGTGCCGCCGGAGGAGGCCCGCCGGGCGGCGGACGCCTTCAACGCGGCCGAGACCGTCGAGGTCCAGCGCCTCGCCAAGAACGGCGTCCGTACGTTCGACGCCCGTTCCGCGGTTGCGAGCCTGGAAGTCCGCGACCTCACGGAAACGCACAGTTCGCAGGCTGATAGGCCGACCGACCAGCCCTGTGCGATACTGCGGCTGGTTGTTCGGCACGTGACGCCTGCCGTACGACCCGACGACGTCCTGTCCGGTCTTCGCGCCGTGGCCGACCTGGCGCCGCCGGTCCCCGCAGCGGTGACCAGGCTGGCGCAGGGGCTGTTCGATGAAGAGACCGGCACGGTGACCGACCCGCTCGCGCCCGACCGCGAGGCAGTCGAGGCCCACTCAACGGCCGAACCGACTGCCACCGCGACGGCGTCGGCGTAA